Within Elusimicrobiota bacterium, the genomic segment AAGCCCAAAAGCGGCCTATAGATTTTTCCGGAATATGGGAGACGAAACGATTGATTTACTGCTTTTATCTTTGGCTGACAGAATGTCTTATATCGGTATTTCAGCAAAACCGAAAGAAATTGAGCTTCATACTATCTTTATAAACAAATTCTCAAGGCGATTTTTCGAGTACAAGCAAAAAATTAGCCAGCCAAAACTAGTGGACGGTTATATGATAATGAAAAAGTTCAGGATTCCTTCAAGCCCTTTAATAGGCAAAATTATCAGATTCGTTGAAGAATCTCAGATGACCGGCAAAACAGATACTACAGAACAGGCAATAAAACTTATAAAGAAAAATTGGAGGAAGTTAAATGAGCAAACGTAAAAAAGCTGATTCTAAAGAAATAGGCCTGGATCTGGGCATAATCCTAAGCAAATACTTTTTTAAAACAGACCATCTCCACTACGGCTACTGGACCAGTGACCTGGAAGTGGATATATCCAATTTAGCCAAAGCTCAGGAAAATTATGCAAACTTTCTGGTTTCTAACATTCCTAAAAACGTAAAAAATGTTTTGGACGTCGGCTGCGGAATAGGTAAATTAGCCTACAAACTTACGACATTGGGTTATAAAGTCGATGGTGTTTCTCCAAGCAAGCTTTTAACTAAATATGCCCGCGAGTTATTAGGTGATAAAAGCCGAATTTTTGAATGCAAGTATGAATATTTACAAACAGAAAACAAATATGACCTTATAATGTTCAGCGAAAGCTTTCAATATGTTGACATAGAAAAAGCATTGGAAAACAACATCAAATTATTAAATGAAGGCGGATATTTAATAATAAGCGACTTTTTCAAAACGGACGCTAAAGGTGACAGCCCGCTTGGCGGCGGCCACCACTTATCGAAATTCTATGAAACGATAGCAAGATACCCATTTAAATTAGTCAAAGATATCGATATTACCAATGAAACCGCTCCAAATCTTAAACTTGTTGATGATTTTCTTACAACCGTAGGCATTCCTGTCTGGGAATCAGTTATGAATTATCTTGATATCAAATTTCCGAAACTGTCAAAAATCGTTAAATGGAAATTCAGGAAAAAATTAGACAAAATTACACGCAAGTATTTCAACAGAACAAGAAATGCTGAAAATTTCAAGATTTTCAAGTCTTACCGTTTTATGCTTTACCAAAAATAACAGCGGGCAGCAGTGCAAATTCCGATTAAAGAGAAAATTTGTAAAGGAGCAAAAACATATGAACAAAAAAGCTATTAAAACAAATAAAGCACCTAGCCCGGCCGCAAGATATTCCCAGGCGCTAAAAATTGGAAACACGCTTTATCTCGCAGGGGCAATTCCTTTAGACCCGGAAACAAATAAAATAACAGGGGAAGAAATAGTAGCGCAAACAAACAGGGTTTTTGAAAATATCAAAGCGGTTCTTGAAGCGGACGCAATGAGCTTTAAAAACGTAATCAAAGTAAACGCATTTCTATCTGATCTAAAGGATTTTCCGGAATTCAACAAAATATATAATTCGATATTTACATTCGACCCGCCGCCTGTAAGGACAACCATACAGGCTAAATTGCCTTTGGGCGCTCTGGTTGAGGTAGAAATTACAGCCTGGAAAAAGTAGTTTATTTGATTTTTGAGCTCTAATTTTATAGAATCATTAAACTGCGGGTGTGGTTCAATGGCAGAATGTGAGCTTCCCAAGTTCGAGACGTGGGTTCGATTCCCATCACCCGCTTTTCTAAAACATATATTGGAAGCGGGCCTAGAGGAAAAATATGGATAAAAAAAATCTGGTTTTCATTTTAGTCGTAAATCTTGTTGTTATATTTTTTGCGTTTTCGGTTATCTATAACCGTTATGAAAAGTATAAAACCCTGCAGACCCTTGAAATCGTTACTTCAAAAACTTCCGAAAAAAAACTTGAGCCTGTTTCGCAAACATCTGATACCGCCAAGGAAAACGCGCAAGAAACAAAACAAGAACCAGAACAGCAGGGGAAATATACCGAAAAATTTATTGATAGAAAAATAGAAAAGAAAAACCAGGGATCCGGCTCTGAACTGAGGCATATATTGTTTCAATATAAATCCTCAAAAGCTAAATCAGTGCAAATCATAGGAGATTTTAATAACTGGGCCCCGGAGCGTTTATCCAAAACCAAAAAGAATACTTACGAGCTTTCGAAGAAATTGAGGCAGGGAAGTTACGCTTACAACTATTTAATAGACGGTAAAGTAATACTTGATCCGAATAACAGAAAACCTCCGATTCAAAACGATAGGGGTTATAAAAGCTCTTATCTTGAACTAAAACCTGTCAATAAATGAAAAAATCCAGGCTTATAGCAGCTGTTTTACTCATTTTATCTTCCTCAGTGATCGAAGCGCGGGTTAACTTTATAGAACAATGGAAACCGGGCATTGATACGAATATTATCGGAAAAGACAGTTATGATATTTCACTAGACATGACTACTTCTTCGGATGAAAGACTAATCGATTCTTTTTCTCTTCCCGCCGTATTTACTTATTCACCATTTGAAAAAGCGGAATTTGCCACCAGTTTAGGAGCCGCTTCTTACGGTTCAGAAACAGGAGTCAGTGATTTAAGCACGGGCTTGAAATACAACTTCATGAAAGAGGATGGGAAGCAACAACCCAGCATTTCCGGAGAATTTGGTTTTGTCCTTCCAACAGCAGACTATAGAAAGAATCTCGGACTTGGCGGCATAGGGATTAATTTTGACTGGATTATTCAAAAAACTATAAGGAAAGTAAAAGGACATTTGTTGATAGGTTATGAAATTCACACAGAAAACCCAGATGACGCAAAACCCGGCAATGAATTCCACTGGAACCTGGGAGGAGAATATACGTTAAGCGATGATATTGAAATCTATGGCTCCCTAAAAGGCATCAATCATGCTCCAGCAAAAATCAACGGCCAAACTATTCCTGCCAGTTATTTCAACGAATTGTATCTGGCCCCCGGCATTAAATACCAAAGCAACGATTTATTCGATTTTTATTTCAGCCCTTATATAGGGCTTACCGATGACTCATATAACCTGATTTTCTTCGCTGGAATGGGGCTAAAAATATGAAAACATTCGTGTTAGACACCAACGTACTGATTCACGACCCAAAAGCCCTATTCAGCTTCGCGGACAATAAAATTGTCATACCTATGACAGTAGTGGAAGAACTCGATAACTTTAAAAGGGTCAGCGATGAACGCGGCAGAAACGCCAGGGCTATATCCAGAATCCTTGACGGGCTAAGGAAGAAAGGGAAAATTTCCGAAGGAATAAAACTCGAAAACGGCGGCACCTTAAAGGTACAGATTGACGAAGATGTCCCATTGAAGTATAATTTTTTGAGTTCTAAAGCCGATCATAGAATTTTAGGGACTGCCACATTATTACAAAAAAACGGCGACAAAGTTATTTTTGTTTCAAAGGATATTAATTTACGCATAAAAGCGGAAGCCCTCGGAATAATCGCCCAGGACTATGAAAAGGAAAAAGTAAAACTTGATGAACTCTATACCGGCTGGGGGGAAGCTGTAATCACTCCCGAAGATTTTGATTTATTCCACAAGAACAAATACTTGCCGGGAAATAAAGTTAAATTAAAGAGAGACATTTTTGCAAATGAGTTATTTGTTTTAAAAGACAGTTCCAACCTTAACAAAACTGCTGTTGTGAAGTATGCCCCAAAAAATAAAAGATTTATACCTCTATTTCACGAAAATCCTACTCCCTGGGGCATGAAAGCTTTAAATATCCAGCAAAAATTTGCCCTTGAACTTTTGCTTTGCAACGAAATTACGCTGGTCACATTAATCGGAGTCGCCGGCGCTGGCAAAACATTGCTCTCCCTGGCCTGCGGATTACAAAAAGTCGTAGAAGAAAAACAGTTCAGGCACCTGCTGGTAGCAAGGCCTGTAGTGCCGATGGGGCATGACATTGGCTTCTTACCCGGGACCAAAGAAGAGAAACTGACTTCCTGGATGGGAGCAATTTACGACAATCTGGATTTCCTCATGGATAAAACTTCAAAAAATAACGAGCCTCTGGAAAATGCCGTAAATTATCTTTTTGAATCCGGTATGATTGAAATTGAAGCCCTCACTTTTATACGCGGCAGAAGCCTGCCTTCACAATTTATTATAATCGACGATGCCCAGAACCTAACCCCGCACGAAATTAAAACAATAATTTCCCGCGCAGGACAGGGAACAAAGATTGTTCTTACAGGGGACCCTCTTCAAATCGATAATCCTTATCTTGACGCAGAATCAAACGGGCTTACTAACCTGGTTGAAAAGTTCAAAGGGCAGGAAATCTTCGGGCACCTCAATTTCACACATTCTGAAAGAAGCCAGCTCGCCGGCCTTGCAGCTGATTTATTGTAAACCAGACAAATAACATGGAAAAAACAAATCTCTTAAATAACCGTAAAGAGTGGGGCGTACCCCTTAGTTCATTTTTGACTGTACAGTATTCTAAACTCTATAGATACCGAGCAAATTGATGAATGACCTGTTTATCGATCTTCATGTCCACACCAACTTTTCTGACGGCAATTTCACTCCGCAGGAAGCTGTAAAACATGCCCAGAAAATAGGGCTTGGCGCCATTGCTATAACTGATCATGACATTACGGATGGAATTACACCGGCTGTAATTGAAGGCGCAAGAAGAGGGGTTGAAGTAATACCCGGGATCGAATTGTCAGTTGATTTAAAAGATTCGTCCGTGGGTGAAATGCATATTCTTGGATACTACATTGACTGGCAAAACCCGGCTTTTCAGGAAAAATTAAAAATATTCAGAAAAACAAGAAAGGAAAGAGCAGAAACAATCCTTGCAAAACTTTCGCAGTTAAATATCAACTTGAACCGGGATAAAATATTTGACAAGTCAAATGAAGATAAAGCTATCGGCAGGCTTCATATTGCAAATCGAATGATAGAAGAAGGCTATGTAAAAAATACAAAAGAGGCATTTCTGCAATATCTGGCTTTTAACAGGCCTGCTTACGTATCCAAGCACCACATGGAACCGCAGGAAGCTATTGAATTGATAAAAAAAGTCAAAGGCATACCCGTGCTGGCTCATCCAAACTACGGAAATTTAACGGATAAACAATTCATTAAAGACCTTATCAGTTACGGGCTCTGCGGAATCGAGGCCTGGCATTCAAAACATTCTCCTTCAGTACAGCAAAAATTTATGGACCTGGCAGTAGAATTTAATCTGCTTATAACAGGCGGCAGCGACTGCCACGGCCCCACCTTAACAAACCTGCCGATAATGGGGAAACAGAACATCCCTTACGATGCTCTCGTTTACCTTAAAAAAACAAAATTTAAAATTGACAATGGTTCTGTTTAACAGGCTGGATTGATCAGAAGGTAGTTTTTCTTGATCTCTGACAAAATTTCTTTAAGCAGTTTTTTTTCGCTGACTTCTTTTTTAAATTCATGTTTTACGGACGTGCAGGCAAGTTTCGAATTCTTCAGATTTTTAATATCAGTATTCACGTTAATCCCTATCCCGAGCACAGCCCATTTTATTTTATTTTGGCTCATTTCAGATTCAACTAATACACCGGATATTTTCTTATTTTTTACCAGAATATCATTGGGCCATTTAATTTTAGCTGGCAGGCCGTAAAGTTTATTTAATACTTTTGTTACACTCATAGCGCCGATAAGAGTTAATTTCGCTGTATCGTTTGGAACAAATCGTGGTTTCAAAATTACAGAAAAATAAAGCCCGCCTATAGGAGAAACCCACCTCCTGCCAAATCGGCCCCTGCCTTTTGTTTGTTTTTTTGCAGTTACAATAGTCCATTCCGGATGGCCCGCCCGCTCAAACTTTTTTGCCATATCCATGGTAGAATTAACTTCATCAAAATAAATAATCTTCATGACTTGTATTCTATAAAGTTTTGAAAACACAGTCAAATTTGATACAATAAACTATGAACAATTACGGAGTAAACCCAAATAAAGAAGACTTCCTTGCCAAAAAAATGCAGGAATTAGGCATTTTTGAAAAAGACATCATAGAAAAATTTATTACCTCCGGAGGCAAAGGGGGCCAGCACTTAAACAAAACAGCTACCTGCGTTTATTTGCACCACATACCTACAGGTATTGAGGTAAAATGCCAGCAGGAAAGGTCCCAGGCGCTTAACCGGTTTCTTGCCAGGCGGATATTAGTAAATAAAATTGAGCAGCTTGTTTTAGGCCGCAGGAGCGATGAACGGCAAAAAATTGAAAAAATCCGCAGGCAAAAACGTAAACGATCAAAAAGAGCAAAAGAAAAAATGCTACAGGACAAAAAATTTCATTCCGAAAAGAAAAAAATGCGCTCTTATCGTGATTTGACACATTTAGATTAAATTATTATAATTATTCGTCTTTTAAAACCACTTTTGGAGGAATTCAATGAAAGTTTTAATTACAGGGCTCACGGGTTTTGCAGGCAGCCATTTAGCGGAGTATTTATTAGGTTTAGGAAATGTTGAGGTCCATGGTGTTGAACGCTGGCGCAGCAAAATAGACAATATAAAACATTTTACAAATAAAATAAATTTGATTGAATGTGATATCCGCGACATGGTTTCCGTAGAAAAAGCCATTAAAAAAATAAAACCGGATAAAATATTTCACCTTGCCGCCCAATCTTTTGTTCCGACATCCTGGAACGCTCCTCAGGAAACCCTCACAACCAACATTATCGGCCAGCTAAACATATTTGAAGCCGTAAGAAACACAGGCATTGACCCAGTAATTCAACTTGCCTGTTCAAGCGAAGAATACGGAATGGTTCTTGAAAACGAAGTTCCTATCAAAGAAACAAACCCCTTAAGGCCTCTTTCTCCCTATGCTGTGAGTAAAGTAGGTCAGGATTATTTAGGCTATCAATACCATCAAAGCTATGGAATAAAAGCAATACGTACCCGGGCATTTAACCATACCGGGCCCAGGCGCGGGGAAGTCTTCGTAACATCAAACTTTGCAAAACAAATTGCGGAAATAGAAAAAAACAAAAAGGAACCGGTCATCTACGTCGGAAACCTCGATGCAAAACGCGACTTTACCGATGTACGTGATATGGTGAAAGCTTATTGGATAGCCACTGAAAAATGCACTCCGGGCGAGGTGTACAATATTTGCAGCGGAAAAACCTGGGCGATACAGGAAGTACTTGATATGCTGCTTTCATTTTCCAAAGCTAAAGTGACAGTCAAACAGGAACCGGCCAGGATGAGGCCTTCAGATGTACTTATTCTTCTCGGCGATAATACAAAATTCTGCAAACAAACCGGATGGAAACCTGAAATTCCTTTTGAAAAAACAATGAGAGATCTGTTGGATTATTGGAGAGAAAGAGTATGAAAGCACTGGTTTTATCAGGCGGCAAGGGAACAAGGTTAAGGCCTATCACACATACTTCGGCAAAACAATTGGTACCTATAGCGAATAAACCTATCCTTTTTTACGGGCTTGAATTTATTGCCCAGGCCGGAATAAAAGAAGTGGGCA encodes:
- a CDS encoding glycogen-binding domain-containing protein — its product is MDKKNLVFILVVNLVVIFFAFSVIYNRYEKYKTLQTLEIVTSKTSEKKLEPVSQTSDTAKENAQETKQEPEQQGKYTEKFIDRKIEKKNQGSGSELRHILFQYKSSKAKSVQIIGDFNNWAPERLSKTKKNTYELSKKLRQGSYAYNYLIDGKVILDPNNRKPPIQNDRGYKSSYLELKPVNK
- a CDS encoding class I SAM-dependent methyltransferase, yielding MSKRKKADSKEIGLDLGIILSKYFFKTDHLHYGYWTSDLEVDISNLAKAQENYANFLVSNIPKNVKNVLDVGCGIGKLAYKLTTLGYKVDGVSPSKLLTKYARELLGDKSRIFECKYEYLQTENKYDLIMFSESFQYVDIEKALENNIKLLNEGGYLIISDFFKTDAKGDSPLGGGHHLSKFYETIARYPFKLVKDIDITNETAPNLKLVDDFLTTVGIPVWESVMNYLDIKFPKLSKIVKWKFRKKLDKITRKYFNRTRNAENFKIFKSYRFMLYQK
- a CDS encoding transporter, which produces MKKSRLIAAVLLILSSSVIEARVNFIEQWKPGIDTNIIGKDSYDISLDMTTSSDERLIDSFSLPAVFTYSPFEKAEFATSLGAASYGSETGVSDLSTGLKYNFMKEDGKQQPSISGEFGFVLPTADYRKNLGLGGIGINFDWIIQKTIRKVKGHLLIGYEIHTENPDDAKPGNEFHWNLGGEYTLSDDIEIYGSLKGINHAPAKINGQTIPASYFNELYLAPGIKYQSNDLFDFYFSPYIGLTDDSYNLIFFAGMGLKI
- a CDS encoding biotin--[acetyl-CoA-carboxylase] ligase; its protein translation is MKIIYFDEVNSTMDMAKKFERAGHPEWTIVTAKKQTKGRGRFGRRWVSPIGGLYFSVILKPRFVPNDTAKLTLIGAMSVTKVLNKLYGLPAKIKWPNDILVKNKKISGVLVESEMSQNKIKWAVLGIGINVNTDIKNLKNSKLACTSVKHEFKKEVSEKKLLKEILSEIKKNYLLINPAC
- a CDS encoding PHP domain-containing protein, whose amino-acid sequence is MNDLFIDLHVHTNFSDGNFTPQEAVKHAQKIGLGAIAITDHDITDGITPAVIEGARRGVEVIPGIELSVDLKDSSVGEMHILGYYIDWQNPAFQEKLKIFRKTRKERAETILAKLSQLNINLNRDKIFDKSNEDKAIGRLHIANRMIEEGYVKNTKEAFLQYLAFNRPAYVSKHHMEPQEAIELIKKVKGIPVLAHPNYGNLTDKQFIKDLISYGLCGIEAWHSKHSPSVQQKFMDLAVEFNLLITGGSDCHGPTLTNLPIMGKQNIPYDALVYLKKTKFKIDNGSV
- a CDS encoding PhoH family protein, with amino-acid sequence MKTFVLDTNVLIHDPKALFSFADNKIVIPMTVVEELDNFKRVSDERGRNARAISRILDGLRKKGKISEGIKLENGGTLKVQIDEDVPLKYNFLSSKADHRILGTATLLQKNGDKVIFVSKDINLRIKAEALGIIAQDYEKEKVKLDELYTGWGEAVITPEDFDLFHKNKYLPGNKVKLKRDIFANELFVLKDSSNLNKTAVVKYAPKNKRFIPLFHENPTPWGMKALNIQQKFALELLLCNEITLVTLIGVAGAGKTLLSLACGLQKVVEEKQFRHLLVARPVVPMGHDIGFLPGTKEEKLTSWMGAIYDNLDFLMDKTSKNNEPLENAVNYLFESGMIEIEALTFIRGRSLPSQFIIIDDAQNLTPHEIKTIISRAGQGTKIVLTGDPLQIDNPYLDAESNGLTNLVEKFKGQEIFGHLNFTHSERSQLAGLAADLL
- a CDS encoding peptide chain release factor-like protein, with amino-acid sequence MNNYGVNPNKEDFLAKKMQELGIFEKDIIEKFITSGGKGGQHLNKTATCVYLHHIPTGIEVKCQQERSQALNRFLARRILVNKIEQLVLGRRSDERQKIEKIRRQKRKRSKRAKEKMLQDKKFHSEKKKMRSYRDLTHLD
- a CDS encoding GDP-mannose 4,6-dehydratase, translating into MKVLITGLTGFAGSHLAEYLLGLGNVEVHGVERWRSKIDNIKHFTNKINLIECDIRDMVSVEKAIKKIKPDKIFHLAAQSFVPTSWNAPQETLTTNIIGQLNIFEAVRNTGIDPVIQLACSSEEYGMVLENEVPIKETNPLRPLSPYAVSKVGQDYLGYQYHQSYGIKAIRTRAFNHTGPRRGEVFVTSNFAKQIAEIEKNKKEPVIYVGNLDAKRDFTDVRDMVKAYWIATEKCTPGEVYNICSGKTWAIQEVLDMLLSFSKAKVTVKQEPARMRPSDVLILLGDNTKFCKQTGWKPEIPFEKTMRDLLDYWRERV
- a CDS encoding Rid family detoxifying hydrolase, translating into MNKKAIKTNKAPSPAARYSQALKIGNTLYLAGAIPLDPETNKITGEEIVAQTNRVFENIKAVLEADAMSFKNVIKVNAFLSDLKDFPEFNKIYNSIFTFDPPPVRTTIQAKLPLGALVEVEITAWKK